A genome region from Geobacter pickeringii includes the following:
- a CDS encoding XrtA system polysaccharide chain length determinant, translating into MAHSEMDYRKYLLLVKSRKRFYAGAAIGIMLLAVLLSYLLPKRYEAKSTVFIEKNVIAELVKGIAVTPSMDQEIKGLNYAITSRTLIQKVMDDLDLNLGKMNDKDLEERIKAIQKNTNVKLVKDNIFLISYVDGNPRVARDFVNTLVRRYIEQNVSSKREESYGAITFLSEQIDTFRDKLVKAEDELNRYKTDKGGVIAIDEAKLFEEINLAQQKLYDMQLRRRHLEALRPVTRKAADLLQVKLVALQKQLEELRVAYTDSYPEVIRVKGEVETLREQMKGRKGSGETIIDQNEVEKAEAELNALKVSEEGLKRHIATNQALLRSIPSAKAGLEKLELEKKNRKELYDQLMSRHGQSEVSKQMEVQDKTTTFRIVDPAVLPLSPISPNRVRIMLMGIVAGLAGALGLLVLFDQLDSSVKNVDTLKTMAIPVLAVIPKMRSEQAERRERLGDIRLYVSAGLCFVIIVTLIVLEALSISPVDHLVSKLNAML; encoded by the coding sequence ATGGCACATTCGGAAATGGACTACCGGAAATATCTCCTCCTCGTCAAGTCGAGGAAGCGGTTCTACGCCGGGGCGGCGATCGGTATCATGCTCCTTGCGGTGCTGCTCAGCTATCTGCTCCCCAAGCGGTATGAGGCTAAAAGCACCGTCTTTATCGAGAAGAACGTCATCGCCGAGCTCGTGAAGGGGATCGCCGTAACCCCCTCCATGGATCAGGAGATCAAGGGGCTCAATTATGCCATTACGAGCCGGACGCTCATCCAGAAGGTCATGGATGACCTCGATCTCAACCTTGGAAAAATGAATGACAAGGATCTGGAGGAACGGATCAAGGCGATCCAGAAGAACACGAACGTTAAGCTGGTCAAGGACAACATTTTTCTCATTTCCTACGTCGACGGAAACCCCCGGGTCGCGCGGGACTTCGTGAATACCCTGGTGCGCCGCTATATCGAGCAGAACGTCTCCTCCAAGCGCGAGGAGTCGTACGGTGCCATAACCTTCCTCTCCGAGCAGATCGATACCTTCCGGGACAAACTCGTCAAGGCCGAGGACGAGCTGAACCGATACAAGACCGACAAGGGAGGGGTGATCGCCATTGACGAGGCGAAACTCTTCGAGGAGATCAACCTCGCCCAGCAGAAACTCTACGATATGCAGTTGCGGCGGCGGCACCTCGAAGCGCTGCGTCCCGTGACCCGCAAGGCGGCCGATCTGCTTCAGGTGAAGCTTGTTGCGTTGCAGAAGCAACTCGAAGAGCTCCGCGTCGCCTACACCGACAGTTATCCCGAAGTCATCAGGGTCAAAGGTGAAGTCGAAACGCTTCGAGAGCAGATGAAGGGGAGGAAGGGGTCCGGCGAAACGATAATCGATCAGAATGAGGTGGAGAAGGCCGAGGCCGAGCTGAACGCCCTCAAGGTCAGCGAGGAGGGGCTCAAGCGCCACATCGCCACTAACCAGGCACTCCTCAGGAGCATTCCGTCGGCAAAGGCCGGACTCGAGAAGCTCGAACTCGAAAAGAAAAACCGCAAGGAACTGTACGACCAGTTGATGTCGCGGCACGGCCAGTCCGAGGTCTCGAAGCAGATGGAGGTTCAGGACAAGACCACCACCTTCAGGATCGTCGATCCGGCGGTGCTGCCGCTGTCACCCATCAGCCCCAACCGGGTCAGGATCATGCTGATGGGGATCGTGGCGGGACTTGCGGGTGCCCTCGGACTGCTGGTCCTGTTCGACCAGCTCGACAGCTCGGTCAAAAACGTCGATACCCTCAAGACCATGGCGATTCCCGTCCTTGCGGTCATACCGAAGATGCGGAGCGAGCAGGCAGAGCGCCGCGAGAGGCTGGGCGACATCCGACTATACGTGAGCGCCGGTCTCTGTTTCGTCATAATTGTCACGTTGATCGTGCTCGAGGCCCTGAGCATCTCTCCCGTCGATCACCTCGTGAGCAAGCTGAATGCGATGCTGTAG
- a CDS encoding XrtA/PEP-CTERM system exopolysaccharide export protein has product MKHNLLAYLLIVLVTAVSVPALAGDYVIGEGDGLDVSVWGVKDLNVSVKVRPDGKITIPGLGDVKASGFVPKDLQVDIAKRLKELVKNPIVTVTVKEITNSKVYIFGGGVPSGIFDLNRRTTLLQLLCMIGHNPPPASTTGTAASGPPRAADYRKAYVLRNGKRVKEDFYKLYVTGDTNDDFMIESNDSIFIPPLVDRNVYVLGAVNAPKAIEYRDGMTVMEAILESGGFTKFAKQNDTVIHRKDGSRDLMLEVRAKDLVNDGDLGQNLKLKAGDYIIVKEGMF; this is encoded by the coding sequence ATGAAGCATAACCTTCTTGCGTATTTGCTGATTGTTCTGGTGACGGCAGTGTCGGTTCCTGCCCTGGCAGGCGACTACGTCATCGGGGAAGGGGACGGCCTCGACGTTTCGGTCTGGGGGGTGAAGGATCTGAACGTGTCGGTCAAGGTGAGACCGGACGGCAAGATCACGATTCCCGGCCTCGGCGATGTCAAGGCGAGCGGCTTCGTGCCGAAGGACCTGCAGGTCGATATTGCCAAGAGGCTGAAGGAGCTCGTCAAGAACCCCATCGTCACGGTTACGGTGAAAGAGATAACCAACAGCAAGGTCTACATCTTCGGCGGGGGGGTGCCGTCGGGAATCTTCGACCTCAACCGGCGTACCACTCTTCTGCAGTTGCTGTGCATGATCGGTCATAACCCGCCGCCGGCCAGCACCACCGGAACCGCGGCATCGGGTCCACCCCGGGCTGCCGATTACCGCAAGGCCTATGTCCTCAGGAATGGGAAGAGGGTGAAGGAAGACTTCTACAAGTTGTACGTAACGGGCGATACCAACGACGATTTCATGATCGAGTCCAACGATTCCATATTTATTCCTCCCCTTGTGGACCGCAACGTGTACGTCCTGGGGGCGGTCAATGCACCCAAGGCGATTGAGTACCGCGACGGAATGACCGTCATGGAGGCGATCCTCGAGTCGGGGGGATTTACCAAGTTCGCCAAGCAGAACGACACCGTAATCCACCGCAAGGACGGGAGCAGGGACCTGATGCTCGAGGTCCGGGCCAAAGACCTGGTGAACGATGGCGATCTGGGACAGAACCTTAAACTCAAGGCCGGTGATTACATCATCGTCAAGGAGGGGATGTTCTAA
- a CDS encoding TIGR03013 family XrtA/PEP-CTERM system glycosyltransferase, translating to MNRRFLTLIIGDILCACSAVIAAFWLRYNEMPDIARFSGLGGVRVGLFVFVMIFSAFFVELYHPDRELKPREASGRIFLSLVISFFALSSVYYLFPAIMYSPSRRVLALSLAGFGLLQFLWHVGSRGGLIFPGFSQRILILGTGPLASQIGNLVTSSQHNYTLSGYVTCPHEPVYVPASAIVGTESALYETVCRQRAHQIVVSLNERRGVFPLRDVLNCKMSGVDVVDAPSFYESVTGKLLIENISPSWFIFSQGFRVTAITRFVKRGIDICCALVGSVLVLPFVPIIALAIKLDSPGQVLFGQERVGERGKPFFLYKFRTMRQDAEAGTGAVWAQKDDPRVTRLGRFLRKSRIDEIPQFINVLRGDMSLVGPRPERPEFVEKLNTVIPYYSERHYVKPGVTGWAQVRYPYGASVEDAVEKLRYDLYYIKNLSVIFDLMIILETIKVVLFQRGGR from the coding sequence GTGAACAGACGATTCCTTACGCTCATAATCGGTGACATCCTCTGTGCATGCTCGGCAGTTATCGCGGCCTTCTGGCTTCGCTATAACGAGATGCCCGACATCGCCAGATTTTCCGGCCTGGGGGGAGTGCGCGTCGGCTTGTTCGTGTTCGTCATGATATTCTCGGCGTTTTTCGTGGAACTCTACCATCCAGACCGGGAACTGAAGCCGAGGGAAGCGTCAGGGAGGATTTTCCTGTCACTGGTGATCTCGTTCTTTGCTCTGTCGTCCGTCTATTATCTCTTCCCGGCCATCATGTACAGCCCCAGCAGGCGGGTTCTGGCGTTATCATTGGCCGGTTTCGGCCTCCTCCAGTTCCTCTGGCACGTGGGGAGCCGGGGAGGACTCATCTTCCCCGGATTTTCACAGCGGATTCTGATCCTCGGCACGGGGCCGCTTGCAAGCCAGATTGGAAACCTGGTCACCTCTTCTCAGCACAACTATACCCTCTCCGGGTACGTAACGTGCCCCCACGAGCCGGTCTACGTCCCCGCCAGTGCCATCGTCGGCACTGAAAGCGCCCTCTATGAAACCGTCTGCCGTCAGCGGGCCCACCAGATCGTCGTTTCACTCAACGAGCGACGCGGCGTTTTCCCCCTGCGGGATGTTCTGAATTGCAAAATGAGCGGCGTTGACGTCGTTGATGCGCCCTCATTTTACGAATCGGTGACCGGCAAGCTCCTGATAGAAAACATCAGCCCCAGCTGGTTCATCTTCTCACAGGGATTCCGCGTGACTGCCATCACCCGTTTCGTCAAACGCGGCATCGACATCTGCTGCGCCTTAGTCGGCAGTGTTCTCGTTCTTCCGTTCGTGCCGATAATCGCCCTGGCAATCAAACTCGACTCTCCCGGTCAGGTGTTGTTCGGGCAGGAGCGGGTCGGTGAACGGGGCAAACCCTTTTTCCTGTACAAATTCAGGACCATGCGACAGGACGCCGAGGCGGGAACCGGTGCGGTCTGGGCTCAGAAGGATGACCCGCGCGTCACCAGGCTTGGCCGCTTCCTGCGTAAGAGCCGCATCGACGAAATCCCCCAATTCATCAACGTCCTCAGGGGCGACATGAGCCTCGTCGGACCACGACCGGAGCGTCCCGAATTCGTCGAGAAGCTTAACACGGTCATTCCCTACTATTCGGAGCGCCACTACGTGAAACCCGGCGTGACCGGCTGGGCGCAGGTGCGTTATCCGTACGGCGCCTCGGTGGAGGATGCCGTGGAGAAGCTCCGTTACGACCTGTATTACATCAAGAACCTTTCCGTGATCTTCGATCTCATGATCATACTGGAAACGATCAAGGTTGTTCTTTTCCAGCGTGGCGGTCGCTGA
- the prsT gene encoding XrtA/PEP-CTERM system TPR-repeat protein PrsT, whose protein sequence is MSSPCREGTTLFRTVSLMVFALVFLVSAGCGGKSKDQLYAEGVKQLAGGNPNGAIVLFKSVLDKDQNFLDARFQLAKAYVSIGKYEQAEKEFLKVRKQNPSRSDVALELARGYNASGSVDKAIRELQQYVKSQGASAEAQELLGTSYALKGMQAESERCLREALRMEPGRANAKLQLAGVLMESGAVREKEARALIDEILRAEPRNSRAYSLLASFEVFLGNRGRALELYRKQAELAPTDPAPRYREGIIHIESGDLGKADQLAETMIQQFPQRGEGYRLKGLVAYQKKSYADAITALQTSVKYSPAIEGYYYLGLSLFNRGELENALSQFRRILDHKPEFVQARLLTALILLKQKRVDDSLAEASKALETDSRNALACNIIGSAYMAKGMYDEGMKYLNKSTEIDPKIIDAHLKKGLFKLSRGRVHEAETDFTTAVKVAPDVLNSRLILAAYQMRQNNYDKALATLRQGLTGKKDDAVLYNTMAAVMFADKKREEGIKCLQKAKEADPAFAPAAFNLATCHAASGNLDLAVREYQGVIQREPRNLKALLGMAVLSELKGDEKEAFAWYGKARETGELAGFQALAGYHAKRGEYAKALSVLDAELKAFPRNSDAYAQKARIFVAQKKYPEAIKILDDMASMAPEQALLLKVGVYAQMKENRKALDEARRIITLRPNSAFGYLVLSTVLASQGEYPKAIQEARNGLRIEPNNVKGTMQLGDLYARNGDLAAASDAYERVIKTNPDFAPAYAAQGMLLELKNKKREAAAKYRQALAKGEDYVPALNNLAYLYADGFGPRDEALRLSLMAFKKDPENPAILDTFGYALLKNGRGDDARKILDKGVRLLPKNPSVRYHVALACKATGDRSGAVTHLQQALQMGNFPEADQARKLLGELTARN, encoded by the coding sequence ATGAGCTCACCTTGCCGGGAGGGTACAACATTGTTTAGAACAGTTTCGTTGATGGTTTTTGCCCTTGTATTCCTGGTGTCGGCTGGTTGCGGGGGGAAAAGCAAAGACCAATTGTATGCCGAAGGGGTGAAGCAACTCGCCGGCGGAAATCCGAACGGCGCCATCGTGCTGTTCAAAAGCGTGTTGGATAAGGACCAGAATTTTCTGGATGCACGCTTCCAGCTTGCCAAGGCGTACGTTTCCATCGGCAAATACGAGCAGGCCGAAAAGGAGTTCCTGAAGGTCAGGAAGCAAAACCCGTCCCGGAGCGACGTGGCGCTTGAGCTTGCCAGGGGGTACAACGCTTCGGGATCCGTCGACAAGGCGATCCGCGAGCTTCAGCAGTACGTGAAATCCCAGGGCGCGTCGGCAGAAGCTCAGGAACTTCTGGGGACAAGCTATGCCCTCAAGGGGATGCAAGCCGAATCCGAGCGCTGCCTTCGTGAAGCGCTCAGAATGGAGCCAGGCCGGGCAAACGCCAAGCTGCAACTGGCGGGGGTGCTCATGGAGTCAGGTGCCGTGAGGGAAAAAGAGGCCCGGGCTCTCATCGACGAAATCCTGCGTGCCGAACCGCGCAATTCACGAGCATACAGCCTGTTGGCATCGTTCGAAGTCTTTCTCGGCAACCGCGGCCGGGCCCTTGAACTGTACCGGAAGCAGGCCGAGCTCGCTCCCACGGATCCCGCGCCGCGTTACCGCGAGGGGATAATCCATATTGAATCGGGGGACCTTGGAAAAGCTGACCAGCTGGCGGAAACCATGATTCAGCAATTCCCCCAGCGAGGTGAGGGCTATCGGTTGAAGGGACTCGTGGCGTACCAGAAAAAAAGCTACGCCGACGCCATCACCGCCTTGCAGACCTCGGTGAAGTATTCGCCTGCCATCGAAGGTTACTACTATCTCGGCTTGAGCCTGTTCAATCGGGGCGAGTTGGAGAACGCCCTCAGCCAGTTCCGGCGCATCCTCGACCACAAGCCGGAATTCGTCCAGGCGCGGCTGCTGACCGCACTGATCCTGCTCAAGCAGAAGCGGGTCGACGACTCCCTCGCCGAGGCCTCCAAGGCTCTTGAGACTGACAGCCGCAATGCCCTTGCATGCAATATCATCGGCAGCGCCTATATGGCGAAAGGGATGTATGACGAGGGGATGAAGTACCTCAATAAGTCAACCGAGATCGACCCGAAAATCATCGATGCCCACCTCAAGAAGGGGCTTTTCAAGTTGAGCCGCGGACGGGTTCATGAGGCGGAAACCGACTTCACTACGGCGGTCAAGGTCGCTCCGGACGTTCTGAACTCCCGTCTTATCCTTGCCGCCTACCAGATGCGCCAGAACAATTACGACAAGGCGCTGGCCACCCTGCGCCAGGGACTTACCGGCAAGAAGGACGACGCGGTGCTGTACAACACCATGGCGGCCGTCATGTTTGCCGACAAGAAGCGCGAGGAAGGGATCAAGTGTCTCCAGAAGGCCAAGGAGGCTGACCCGGCCTTTGCTCCGGCGGCCTTCAATCTGGCGACGTGCCATGCCGCGTCCGGCAACCTGGATCTGGCTGTCCGCGAGTATCAGGGGGTGATTCAGCGCGAACCGCGAAATCTCAAGGCTCTGCTTGGCATGGCGGTTCTCTCCGAGCTCAAGGGAGATGAGAAGGAGGCATTCGCCTGGTATGGCAAAGCGCGTGAGACCGGGGAGTTGGCCGGTTTCCAGGCCCTCGCCGGTTATCACGCCAAGAGGGGAGAATACGCCAAGGCCCTTTCCGTGCTCGATGCGGAACTCAAGGCATTCCCGCGCAACAGCGATGCATATGCCCAGAAGGCGCGGATCTTTGTCGCGCAGAAGAAGTATCCGGAGGCGATAAAGATTCTGGACGACATGGCTTCCATGGCACCGGAACAGGCACTGCTGCTCAAGGTCGGCGTCTATGCCCAGATGAAGGAGAACCGGAAGGCTCTGGATGAGGCGCGGCGCATCATAACCCTCCGCCCCAATTCCGCCTTCGGGTATCTGGTCCTGTCGACCGTTCTCGCCAGCCAGGGAGAGTATCCGAAGGCGATCCAGGAGGCCCGCAACGGTCTCAGGATCGAACCGAACAATGTCAAGGGGACGATGCAGTTGGGCGATCTCTATGCGCGAAACGGTGATCTTGCTGCCGCCTCCGATGCCTACGAGCGGGTCATCAAGACAAACCCCGATTTCGCGCCGGCCTATGCCGCCCAGGGGATGCTGCTGGAGCTCAAGAACAAGAAACGGGAAGCGGCTGCCAAATACCGCCAGGCGCTGGCAAAGGGTGAGGACTATGTGCCGGCCCTCAATAATCTTGCCTACCTCTATGCGGACGGATTCGGCCCGCGCGACGAGGCGTTGCGCCTCTCCCTGATGGCGTTCAAAAAAGATCCTGAGAATCCGGCCATACTGGATACGTTCGGGTATGCACTTCTCAAGAACGGCAGGGGCGATGACGCACGGAAGATCCTCGATAAAGGGGTGCGGCTGCTTCCCAAGAACCCGTCGGTGCGGTATCACGTGGCGCTTGCCTGCAAGGCGACGGGAGACCGGTCCGGGGCTGTCACGCATTTGCAGCAGGCCCTCCAGATGGGAAATTTCCCCGAAGCGGACCAGGCCCGCAAGCTTCTCGGTGAACTGACGGCCCGGAACTGA
- a CDS encoding DNA-binding transcriptional response regulator, with the protein MKKDKILIIDESGFSRVCSAILQSEGYCAEALCQGAPLESSDGVGLVIASYPFGSGFFNDAGKVSLPVIVLTDHISRELLVFLEGLERSLCLMKPLNYDKFLQLVRQFMNNELTLPGGYNIV; encoded by the coding sequence ATGAAAAAAGACAAAATACTCATAATAGACGAATCGGGATTTTCACGGGTCTGCTCGGCGATCCTCCAGTCGGAGGGGTACTGTGCGGAAGCCCTCTGTCAGGGAGCCCCGCTGGAAAGTTCTGACGGGGTCGGGCTGGTGATCGCCAGCTATCCGTTCGGATCGGGCTTCTTCAACGATGCCGGCAAGGTGAGCCTGCCGGTGATCGTTCTGACCGATCATATCAGTCGGGAACTGCTCGTTTTTCTCGAAGGGCTGGAGCGGTCCCTCTGCCTGATGAAGCCTCTTAATTACGACAAGTTCCTGCAGCTTGTCAGGCAGTTCATGAATAATGAGCTCACCTTGCCGGGAGGGTACAACATTGTTTAG
- a CDS encoding sigma-54-dependent transcriptional regulator: protein MPTEARGRVLVVDDEPNAAKVLSAILSDDGYRVFCAADVPQAEAILSRKDIDAIITDMKMPGKDGMQLFEFASERFPEIPVIFLTAYGSVDSAVHAITRGAYYYFIKPPDYLKLKGMLARAVEQCTLKRELAQLRKRLAGETGAERIIGGNLEMVRIYEVIEAVKDSGSSVLISGETGTGKELIARSLHYGSIRRDKPFVAVNCAAIPRELMESELFGYEKGAFSGAVARRVGRFEAASEGTIFLDEIGELELSLQAKLLRVLQEKEIERLGSNRKIRVNFRVISSTNRDLKKDVAAGTFREDLYYRLNVVQINVPPLRQRKDDIPLLAAEFCREFGLKEGKELDLSNEVVRSLCDYDWPGNIRQLRNIIERAAVLAKGGRITPRQLPDDIIGGEAGERGGGDGKTLRELQSDAIRKALRECRGNKSLVAKTLGISRKALYKRLGELNL, encoded by the coding sequence ATGCCAACTGAGGCGCGGGGGAGAGTTCTGGTTGTCGACGATGAGCCAAATGCGGCGAAGGTTCTCTCCGCGATACTTTCCGATGACGGTTACCGGGTATTTTGCGCGGCCGACGTCCCCCAGGCGGAGGCGATACTTTCGAGGAAGGACATCGACGCCATCATCACCGACATGAAAATGCCGGGCAAAGACGGCATGCAACTGTTCGAATTCGCCAGCGAGCGGTTTCCGGAAATCCCCGTCATCTTCCTGACCGCCTACGGTTCGGTCGATTCGGCGGTCCATGCCATTACGCGCGGTGCCTATTACTACTTCATCAAACCGCCCGACTACCTGAAACTCAAGGGAATGCTCGCCCGGGCGGTGGAGCAGTGCACCTTGAAGCGCGAACTGGCCCAACTGCGCAAGCGTCTTGCGGGAGAAACGGGGGCGGAGCGGATCATTGGCGGCAATCTCGAGATGGTGAGAATCTACGAGGTTATCGAGGCGGTGAAGGACTCGGGGAGCAGCGTGCTCATCAGCGGAGAGACCGGGACGGGCAAGGAGTTGATCGCCCGTTCGCTGCACTATGGCAGCATCCGCCGCGACAAGCCGTTTGTCGCCGTGAACTGTGCCGCCATCCCCCGGGAGTTGATGGAGTCGGAGTTGTTCGGCTACGAAAAGGGGGCGTTCAGCGGCGCCGTTGCCCGGCGCGTCGGACGTTTCGAAGCGGCTTCGGAGGGGACGATCTTCCTCGACGAGATTGGAGAGCTTGAGCTTTCCCTCCAGGCGAAACTGCTCCGTGTCCTTCAGGAGAAAGAAATCGAACGGCTCGGGAGCAACCGGAAGATCCGGGTCAATTTCAGGGTCATTTCATCCACCAACCGCGACCTGAAAAAAGATGTCGCCGCCGGCACATTCCGGGAAGATCTCTACTACCGGCTCAATGTGGTCCAGATCAACGTTCCTCCCCTGCGCCAGCGCAAGGACGACATCCCGCTTCTGGCCGCCGAATTCTGCAGGGAGTTCGGACTCAAGGAGGGGAAGGAGCTTGACCTGAGCAACGAGGTGGTCCGTAGCCTCTGCGATTATGACTGGCCGGGCAATATCCGCCAGCTCCGCAATATCATCGAGAGAGCGGCGGTTCTCGCGAAGGGGGGAAGAATCACGCCACGTCAGCTTCCCGACGATATCATCGGCGGTGAGGCCGGCGAGAGGGGCGGCGGCGACGGCAAGACACTTCGCGAGCTGCAGTCTGACGCCATCCGCAAGGCGCTGCGGGAATGCCGGGGGAACAAATCCCTCGTGGCCAAGACTCTCGGCATCTCCCGCAAGGCACTCTACAAGCGCTTGGGCGAGCTGAATCTTTAA
- a CDS encoding sensor histidine kinase, whose protein sequence is MKRYSFRVDTELRLLSCSGTTGSHADCLAASRGAHYYECIPRLWDGQEDAVHRAMEIRTHLTLKGYRMFCFYGEIQAADIEIEPLIDESSRCVGADVDIHALPGCAALGEIEHVHPLIDIGKVSVTLAHGVRNPLNAIKGAMVYLNEKYRSDATFGEFAAIINEEIGRLDRFITEFLSTSCLETHREQVQLNDLISKIVKLASFQAQASGVVFATEFGELPTLYIDSFNMGHAILNVINNSIGAMPRGGSVTLRTAVSAPSDAASVSIEISDTGTGMAPGGVVAPDGFPKWSSRKKGRGFGLFITREIIRHHGGSIEISGNREGGTTVLIVLPVSGCGECGDAN, encoded by the coding sequence ATGAAACGTTATTCCTTCAGAGTCGACACGGAGTTGAGGCTCCTTTCATGCAGCGGCACGACGGGGAGCCATGCCGACTGCCTCGCCGCCTCCCGGGGGGCGCATTACTATGAATGCATCCCCCGCCTCTGGGATGGGCAGGAGGATGCCGTACACCGTGCGATGGAGATTCGCACGCATCTGACACTTAAAGGATATCGAATGTTTTGTTTTTACGGAGAAATACAGGCGGCTGATATTGAAATCGAGCCCCTTATTGACGAGAGCTCCCGATGCGTCGGCGCCGACGTGGATATCCATGCGCTGCCGGGATGTGCCGCGCTCGGTGAAATCGAGCATGTTCACCCCCTGATTGATATTGGCAAGGTCTCGGTTACCCTGGCCCACGGCGTCAGAAACCCCCTGAATGCCATCAAGGGGGCGATGGTGTATCTCAATGAGAAATACCGTTCGGACGCCACCTTCGGTGAGTTCGCCGCGATCATCAACGAGGAAATCGGGCGGCTTGACCGCTTTATCACGGAGTTCCTCAGCACATCCTGTCTTGAGACACACCGGGAGCAGGTCCAGCTCAACGACCTTATCTCGAAGATCGTCAAGCTCGCGTCCTTTCAGGCCCAGGCGAGCGGGGTCGTATTTGCCACCGAATTCGGGGAGCTCCCCACGCTTTATATCGATTCGTTCAACATGGGACACGCCATCCTCAACGTCATAAACAACTCGATCGGTGCCATGCCGCGGGGGGGATCCGTTACGCTTCGAACAGCGGTCAGCGCTCCCTCTGACGCCGCGTCGGTATCCATCGAGATATCGGACACCGGTACGGGGATGGCTCCGGGAGGCGTTGTTGCCCCCGATGGGTTTCCCAAGTGGTCGTCCCGGAAGAAGGGAAGGGGCTTCGGACTGTTCATCACCCGTGAAATCATACGACATCACGGTGGAAGTATTGAAATAAGCGGCAACCGGGAGGGGGGCACAACGGTGCTCATTGTCCTTCCCGTGTCCGGATGCGGGGAGTGCGGCGATGCCAACTGA
- a CDS encoding Crp/Fnr family transcriptional regulator, whose translation MEDLLSFVKRRRFRKFETILTEEDSNRYMYVVMSGKVKVIRSGADGRELLFAIHKRGDFFGEMALLDGKTSLATVVALEDTTVGLFGKDDFDRFSKSNRKVVEKIIELLCIRLRDAWLMLKVFGCTDAERRLRTVLQYLGERHGVMDARGVIITMKLTHKDFASYTNLARETVSRLMTSLRKQNEIELVGSHQILLTKAFRKADDFA comes from the coding sequence TTGGAGGACCTGCTGTCCTTCGTCAAAAGGCGCCGGTTCAGGAAATTCGAGACGATTCTCACCGAAGAAGATTCGAACCGGTACATGTACGTCGTTATGTCGGGCAAGGTGAAGGTGATTCGCTCCGGAGCCGATGGCAGGGAGCTTCTCTTCGCGATCCACAAACGGGGAGATTTTTTCGGGGAAATGGCACTGCTGGATGGCAAGACCTCCCTGGCCACGGTCGTTGCCCTGGAGGATACGACGGTGGGGCTTTTCGGCAAGGACGACTTCGACCGCTTCTCGAAGTCCAATCGGAAAGTGGTGGAAAAGATTATCGAACTGCTCTGCATCCGCCTGCGGGATGCATGGCTGATGCTGAAAGTGTTCGGCTGCACCGACGCTGAGCGGCGGTTGCGCACCGTCCTGCAGTATCTGGGCGAGAGGCACGGCGTCATGGATGCCCGGGGGGTCATAATTACGATGAAGCTCACCCACAAGGATTTTGCCTCATACACCAATCTTGCCCGGGAGACCGTGAGCAGGCTCATGACGTCTCTGCGCAAACAGAACGAGATCGAGCTGGTGGGGTCACACCAGATTCTGCTCACCAAGGCGTTCAGGAAGGCGGACGACTTTGCCTGA
- a CDS encoding CAAX prenyl protease-related protein: protein MTTGTAAARIVPFATYMAFIAIEELLRYAIDHGMAPGSEKSLLFVYPVKIAIVVATLLYFRRSYDELRGSDLRRIQNLVISLIVGIVTFLLWINMDWLLGASSPPQGFNPTVFGEGHVRTALILLRLCGAVLVVPVMEELFWRSFFIRYIIDGNFQQVPIGRFTWASFLATVVLFGVEHHYILAGIAAGILYNLLLYRTRSIAHCVVAHAVTNLALGIYVLRTGEWRFW from the coding sequence GTGACAACCGGTACCGCTGCTGCGAGAATCGTCCCTTTCGCCACGTACATGGCGTTCATAGCCATCGAGGAGCTCCTGCGCTATGCCATCGACCACGGGATGGCGCCGGGAAGCGAGAAGTCGCTGCTCTTCGTTTATCCGGTTAAAATAGCCATAGTGGTGGCGACGCTTCTCTATTTCCGACGGTCGTACGACGAGCTGCGCGGCTCCGACCTTCGCCGCATTCAGAACCTGGTCATATCGCTCATCGTCGGCATCGTGACCTTTCTCCTCTGGATCAACATGGACTGGCTCCTGGGCGCAAGCTCTCCCCCCCAGGGGTTCAATCCCACCGTTTTCGGGGAAGGCCACGTGCGGACAGCGCTGATACTCCTTCGCCTCTGCGGCGCGGTCCTGGTCGTTCCCGTAATGGAAGAGCTCTTCTGGAGATCGTTCTTTATCCGCTACATCATCGACGGCAATTTCCAGCAGGTACCCATCGGCCGCTTCACCTGGGCGTCGTTCCTCGCCACCGTCGTCCTGTTCGGTGTCGAGCATCATTACATACTCGCCGGGATTGCCGCGGGAATTCTCTACAATCTCCTGCTCTACCGCACCAGAAGCATCGCCCACTGCGTGGTTGCCCATGCGGTGACCAACCTTGCCCTCGGCATATACGTTCTCCGGACGGGCGAATGGAGATTCTGGTGA